One Streptomyces sp. R28 DNA window includes the following coding sequences:
- a CDS encoding IS1182 family transposase yields the protein MSLRGVVLGEIPEETARLARAVFTKGCLVMRVRDALGPVFSDADFEELFPARGRSVVSPAWLALVSVLQFAEGLTDRQAAHAVRSRLDWKYALSLELADTGFDYSVLCEFRARLVEGEAGQMVFDAVLRVAAEVGLVKAGGRQRTDATHVLAATRDLNRLEFVVETLRAVLNQVAEAAGDWLVTVAPPEWFDRYSARPEDSRFASRWAARVEHADQCGTDGMTLLEAVWSAVSPPSLRSLPAVEFLRQTWVQQFHHVEGTVRRRGTKDFPPGAVRLRTPHEPEARTGSKRDLGWSGCKVHLSETCEPDAPHLITHVRTTPAPVNDVLVLEDIHTALAGRGLLADEHLVDAGYIDAEQIHHARRDHGIELVGPVKSTTVKAQATGDIFGNTRFTIDWDQRQAVCPGGRTSVVWREARSQFDAPVTRVRFAARHCDPCELRTSCTSSRTGRNLTLRPKTEHDILQQARVEQDTDHWRRRYGHRAGVEGTVSQGVQAFGLRRSRYRGLAKTQLQHHFTGAAVNLARIDAWLTGRPLAKTRVPPFAALRPAG from the coding sequence GTGTCGTTGCGTGGGGTGGTTCTGGGGGAGATCCCGGAGGAGACGGCTCGGCTGGCGCGTGCGGTGTTTACGAAGGGCTGTCTGGTGATGCGGGTGCGGGACGCGCTCGGGCCGGTGTTCTCGGATGCCGATTTCGAGGAGCTGTTCCCGGCCCGGGGGCGGTCGGTGGTGTCTCCGGCATGGCTCGCGCTGGTGTCGGTGTTGCAGTTCGCCGAGGGGCTGACCGACCGGCAGGCCGCGCATGCGGTCCGCTCGCGTCTGGACTGGAAGTACGCCCTCTCGCTGGAGCTGGCCGACACCGGATTCGACTATTCGGTGCTCTGCGAGTTCCGTGCTCGGCTGGTCGAAGGCGAGGCCGGCCAGATGGTGTTCGATGCCGTGCTCCGGGTGGCCGCCGAGGTAGGGCTGGTCAAGGCGGGCGGGCGGCAGCGCACGGATGCCACCCACGTGCTGGCCGCGACGAGAGACCTGAACCGCTTGGAGTTCGTGGTCGAGACCCTGCGTGCGGTATTGAACCAGGTGGCGGAGGCGGCCGGGGACTGGCTGGTGACGGTGGCGCCGCCGGAGTGGTTCGACCGCTACTCGGCCAGGCCGGAGGACAGTCGTTTCGCGTCCCGGTGGGCGGCCCGCGTCGAGCACGCCGACCAGTGCGGGACCGACGGCATGACGCTGCTGGAGGCCGTCTGGTCGGCTGTGTCACCGCCTTCGTTGCGAAGCCTGCCCGCGGTGGAGTTCCTGCGGCAGACCTGGGTGCAGCAGTTTCACCACGTCGAGGGCACCGTGCGCCGGCGCGGGACGAAGGACTTCCCGCCGGGCGCGGTCCGCTTACGGACCCCCCACGAGCCCGAGGCCCGCACTGGTTCGAAACGGGATCTGGGCTGGTCCGGTTGCAAAGTCCACCTCAGCGAGACCTGCGAGCCCGATGCCCCGCATCTGATCACCCACGTTCGCACCACGCCGGCACCCGTCAACGACGTCCTCGTCCTGGAGGACATCCACACCGCCTTGGCCGGACGCGGCCTGCTTGCGGACGAGCACCTGGTGGACGCCGGATATATCGACGCCGAACAGATCCACCATGCCCGCCGTGATCACGGCATCGAGCTGGTCGGCCCGGTCAAGTCCACCACCGTGAAGGCACAGGCCACCGGAGACATCTTCGGCAACACCCGCTTCACCATCGACTGGGACCAGCGCCAGGCCGTCTGCCCCGGCGGACGGACCAGCGTCGTCTGGCGGGAAGCCCGGAGCCAGTTCGATGCTCCGGTCACCCGGGTCCGGTTCGCCGCCCGGCACTGCGACCCCTGCGAACTGCGGACCTCGTGCACCAGCTCCAGGACCGGCCGCAACCTGACCCTGAGACCGAAGACCGAGCACGACATCCTTCAGCAGGCCCGGGTCGAGCAGGACACCGACCACTGGCGCCGCCGCTACGGACACCGAGCCGGCGTCGAGGGCACCGTCTCACAGGGCGTCCAGGCGTTCGGCCTGCGCAGATCCCGCTATCGCGGCCTCGCCAAGACCCAGTTGCAGCACCACTTCACTGGCGCCGCCGTCAACCTCGCCCGCATCGATGCCTGGCTCACCGGCAGACCACTCGCCAAGACCCGCGTTCCCCCCTTCGCAGCACTCCGCCCTGCTGGATGA
- a CDS encoding phosphodiester glycosidase family protein, with protein MTRRQKRFAAGRAALTLLTALSALAGAALVGAAPAGAAEQGTPIAPGVAYEEFDIASAKGTTHAHLLTVDLRNPHVRLDLLHPGAVAARATVSQQATAQGAVAGVNGDFFNISETQHPGVQATGASVGPAIAHGRALKAAVPDGQRFGPALPPGTSTEDVLGVGVDRRARLDGLSLAGSVRTPEGRLPLRGLNQYALPVGSIGAFTAAWGSASRVRATCGTDTDRAAPCSTDTYEVTVRRGRVVSMADAPGSGPIARGTTVLVGREAGAQQLRKFFAGERVKVRHRLVASASRVPYRFALGGYPVLDDGQPLPGLDDRASAVRTAVGIADGGRRLLLLALDGAREYRSGLTVAEVASVMRELGSVDAFSLDGGGSSTLVAREPGAAAVSVRNHPSDGVERPVPNGIGVFSTP; from the coding sequence ATGACACGTCGTCAGAAACGGTTCGCAGCAGGCAGAGCGGCGCTCACGCTGCTCACGGCACTGAGCGCGCTGGCCGGTGCGGCCCTGGTGGGGGCGGCCCCGGCCGGCGCCGCGGAGCAGGGCACCCCGATCGCGCCGGGTGTCGCGTACGAGGAGTTCGACATCGCGTCGGCGAAGGGCACCACGCACGCCCACCTGCTCACCGTCGACCTGCGCAATCCGCACGTACGTCTCGATCTGCTGCATCCCGGAGCGGTGGCGGCGCGGGCGACCGTCTCGCAGCAGGCCACCGCGCAGGGGGCCGTCGCGGGCGTGAACGGCGACTTCTTCAACATCAGCGAGACCCAGCACCCGGGCGTCCAGGCGACCGGCGCGAGCGTGGGTCCGGCGATCGCGCACGGCCGGGCGCTGAAGGCGGCGGTGCCGGACGGCCAGCGTTTCGGACCGGCGCTGCCGCCCGGCACGAGCACCGAGGACGTGCTCGGCGTGGGCGTCGACCGCAGGGCCCGGCTGGACGGCCTGAGCCTCGCCGGCTCGGTCCGCACACCCGAGGGCCGGCTGCCGCTGCGCGGGCTCAACCAGTACGCACTGCCGGTGGGCTCCATCGGGGCGTTCACCGCCGCGTGGGGCAGCGCCTCCCGGGTGCGCGCCACCTGCGGCACGGACACGGACCGGGCGGCTCCGTGCAGCACCGACACCTACGAGGTGACGGTCCGACGCGGCCGGGTCGTGTCGATGGCCGACGCCCCCGGGAGCGGGCCGATCGCCCGGGGCACCACCGTCCTCGTGGGCCGGGAGGCGGGCGCGCAGCAGTTGCGGAAGTTCTTCGCGGGCGAGCGGGTGAAGGTACGGCACCGGCTGGTGGCGTCGGCGTCACGGGTCCCGTACCGCTTCGCCCTCGGCGGGTACCCCGTGCTCGACGACGGACAGCCGCTGCCCGGTCTCGACGACAGGGCCTCGGCCGTGCGGACCGCCGTGGGCATCGCGGACGGCGGACGGCGCCTGCTGCTGCTCGCGCTGGACGGCGCGCGCGAGTACCGAAGCGGCCTGACCGTCGCCGAAGTGGCCTCCGTCATGCGGGAGTTGGGCTCGGTCGACGCCTTCAGCCTGGACGGCGGCGGTTCGTCGACGCTGGTCGCCCGCGAACCGGGAGCAGCCGCGGTCTCCGTACGCAACCACCCGTCCGACGGCGTGGAACGCCCCGTCCCGAACGGCATCGGAGTCTTCTCGACGCCCTGA
- a CDS encoding phosphatidylinositol-specific phospholipase C/glycerophosphodiester phosphodiesterase family protein produces MALTTRRRALTTLGAALAGSVALPGTVASASEQKHGPRPLWRAHAHNDYEHPRPLLDALDHRFGSVEADIYLVGDQLLVAHDPEDLDPTRTLESLYLDPLAARVRANHGSVYGGYRKPIQLLVDIKTEGSSTYLELDKHLKRYKHLFTTYAHGRVCPGAVTAVISGDRAARVPMEAQTVRRAFYDGRLADLSSSAPASFIPLISDNWTLNFTWLGVGAFPDAERQKLRGIVQAAHSRGQKVRFWATPDVAGAARDALWGELLAADVDFLNTDDLAGLEAFLDAHRTA; encoded by the coding sequence ATGGCCCTCACCACCCGTCGCAGAGCCCTCACCACCCTCGGCGCCGCCCTCGCGGGCTCGGTCGCGCTGCCCGGCACCGTTGCGTCGGCGAGCGAACAGAAGCACGGACCGCGCCCGTTGTGGCGGGCGCACGCCCACAACGACTACGAGCACCCGCGTCCCCTCCTCGACGCCCTCGACCACCGCTTCGGCAGCGTCGAGGCCGACATCTACCTGGTCGGCGACCAGCTCCTCGTGGCCCACGACCCCGAGGACCTGGACCCCACCCGCACCCTGGAGTCCCTCTACCTCGACCCGCTGGCCGCCCGGGTCCGGGCCAACCACGGGTCCGTATACGGGGGGTACCGCAAGCCGATCCAGCTGCTCGTCGACATCAAGACCGAGGGCTCGTCGACCTACCTCGAACTCGACAAGCACCTGAAGCGCTACAAGCACCTGTTCACGACGTACGCCCACGGCCGCGTCTGCCCGGGCGCGGTCACCGCCGTGATCTCCGGCGACCGCGCGGCCCGGGTACCCATGGAGGCCCAGACCGTCCGCCGGGCCTTCTACGACGGCCGTCTCGCCGACCTCTCCAGCTCCGCGCCCGCCTCCTTCATCCCGCTGATCAGCGACAACTGGACGCTCAACTTCACCTGGCTGGGCGTGGGCGCCTTCCCGGACGCCGAGCGGCAGAAGCTGCGCGGCATCGTCCAGGCGGCGCACTCCCGGGGGCAGAAGGTGCGCTTCTGGGCCACCCCGGACGTGGCCGGTGCCGCCCGGGACGCCCTGTGGGGCGAGCTGCTCGCCGCCGACGTCGACTTTCTCAACACCGACGACCTCGCCGGTCTGGAGGCCTTCCTCGACGCCCACCGGACGGCATAG
- a CDS encoding acyl-CoA dehydrogenase family protein, translating to MTTHRTEPDLLYSEEEEALRAAVRDLLADHCDAPGVIARTESDAPHDLAAWKALSDGMGLAGLLVPEEKGGQGATHREVAVVLEELGRAVAPVPYLTSAVVATEALLACEGEGGLLGELASGRRIGALAVALNVVPGGAYKVVRHEDGGLYGELTGIADAVVADLLLVPADDGGLYAVDAAAVTVTPQVSLDLTRPVATVVLEGAAGRLLGDAEPAVRRGLRAGAGLLASEQLGLAEWTLTETVRYLKDRKQFNRPVGGFQALKHRLAQLWLEVVNLRAAARAAADALATGDDVDVAVAVAQAYAAPVAVHAAEEALQLHAGIGMTWEHPIHLYLKRAKADSIAYGTTGAHRAALAELVDLQAP from the coding sequence ATGACAACACACCGCACGGAGCCCGACCTGCTCTACTCGGAGGAGGAAGAGGCGCTGCGCGCCGCGGTACGGGACCTGCTCGCCGATCACTGCGACGCCCCCGGCGTCATCGCACGCACCGAGTCGGACGCCCCGCACGACCTGGCGGCCTGGAAGGCGCTCTCGGACGGCATGGGCCTGGCGGGGCTGCTGGTCCCGGAGGAGAAGGGCGGCCAGGGAGCCACGCACCGCGAAGTCGCCGTCGTGCTGGAGGAGTTGGGGCGCGCGGTCGCTCCCGTGCCGTACCTGACGAGCGCCGTCGTCGCGACCGAGGCTCTGCTGGCCTGCGAGGGCGAAGGAGGCCTGCTCGGCGAGCTGGCGTCCGGTCGGCGGATCGGGGCCCTCGCCGTCGCCCTGAACGTCGTTCCGGGCGGCGCCTACAAGGTCGTACGGCATGAGGACGGTGGCCTGTACGGGGAGTTGACCGGCATCGCGGACGCGGTCGTCGCGGACCTGCTGCTCGTGCCCGCGGACGACGGTGGCCTGTACGCGGTGGACGCCGCTGCCGTGACCGTCACCCCGCAGGTGTCCCTGGACCTGACCAGGCCGGTGGCGACCGTGGTTCTGGAGGGTGCGGCCGGCCGCCTGCTGGGGGACGCCGAACCCGCCGTACGGCGCGGGTTGCGCGCCGGGGCCGGGCTGCTCGCCTCCGAGCAACTCGGGCTTGCCGAATGGACGTTGACCGAGACGGTCCGCTATCTGAAGGACCGCAAGCAGTTCAACCGTCCCGTCGGCGGCTTCCAGGCCCTCAAGCACCGGCTCGCCCAGCTGTGGCTGGAGGTGGTCAACCTGCGCGCGGCAGCGCGGGCCGCAGCCGACGCGCTCGCGACGGGCGACGACGTCGACGTGGCGGTGGCCGTCGCCCAGGCGTACGCGGCACCCGTCGCCGTGCACGCCGCCGAGGAGGCGCTGCAACTGCACGCCGGTATCGGGATGACCTGGGAGCACCCCATCCATCTGTATCTGAAGCGGGCCAAGGCCGACTCGATCGCCTACGGCACCACGGGCGCCCACCGTGCGGCGCTGGCCGAACTCGTCGACCTGCAGGCTCCCTGA
- a CDS encoding cytochrome P450: protein MTTVRLTPELVEHPVGAYADLRSRPGLGHVLLPGLDTPVRLVTRHEDVRAALSEPRLIRDRSTIADSDMPDPQAELLAQGLDGLPPEYAQYLSGHLALFDGDEHTRRRNPLTRAFTARRVAALRPFVEKTAQQLIEALAEREQADLLGEFAYPLSTAVICALLGVDAADQDRVCGWIRDFAYGDGSRVLEGLGGVVEYAKDLVARRRAEPADDLVSALLADGGMTDDEIVTVFFLLINTGITPPPLFLAHAVLALLDHPDQLERLRAEPELLGRAVPELLRYVTLVRMGATLYATEDFVFAGTPLVKGEAVTVALFAADHDPAVYDAPERLDVTREFGRGDGHLAFGHGPHYCIGAALGRLVTGVVFEELVVNRPTAPRLAVDRAGLRFGHWPGDGFHLLGLPVRL from the coding sequence ATGACCACCGTCCGCCTCACCCCCGAACTCGTCGAGCACCCCGTGGGCGCCTACGCCGACCTGCGCTCCCGTCCCGGCCTCGGCCACGTCCTCCTGCCGGGCCTCGACACCCCCGTACGACTGGTCACCCGCCACGAGGACGTGCGGGCCGCGCTGAGCGAGCCGCGCCTGATCCGGGACCGTTCGACGATCGCCGACTCCGACATGCCGGATCCGCAGGCCGAGTTGCTGGCGCAGGGCCTCGACGGCCTCCCGCCCGAGTACGCGCAGTACCTCTCCGGCCACCTGGCCCTCTTCGACGGGGACGAGCACACCCGCCGCCGCAACCCCCTCACCCGCGCCTTCACCGCCCGCCGGGTGGCCGCACTGCGCCCCTTCGTCGAGAAGACGGCACAGCAGCTGATCGAGGCCCTCGCCGAGCGTGAACAGGCCGATCTGCTGGGCGAGTTCGCCTATCCGCTGAGCACGGCCGTGATCTGCGCGCTTCTCGGCGTGGACGCGGCCGACCAGGACAGGGTGTGCGGGTGGATCCGGGACTTCGCCTACGGCGACGGCAGCCGCGTCCTCGAAGGGCTCGGCGGTGTCGTGGAGTACGCCAAGGACCTGGTCGCCCGGCGCCGGGCCGAGCCCGCCGACGACCTGGTGTCGGCGCTGCTGGCGGACGGCGGCATGACCGACGACGAGATCGTCACCGTCTTCTTCCTGCTGATCAACACCGGTATCACCCCGCCCCCCCTGTTCCTGGCCCATGCCGTCCTCGCCCTGCTGGACCACCCGGACCAGCTGGAACGGCTGCGCGCCGAGCCGGAGCTGCTCGGCCGCGCGGTCCCCGAACTCCTGCGGTACGTCACGCTGGTGCGCATGGGCGCCACGCTGTACGCGACCGAGGACTTCGTGTTCGCCGGCACACCGCTGGTGAAGGGCGAGGCGGTGACGGTGGCCCTGTTCGCCGCGGACCACGACCCGGCCGTGTACGACGCCCCCGAACGCCTCGACGTGACACGGGAGTTCGGCCGCGGCGACGGTCACCTCGCCTTCGGGCACGGCCCGCACTACTGCATCGGCGCGGCGCTCGGCCGGCTGGTGACGGGTGTCGTCTTCGAGGAGCTTGTCGTGAACCGGCCCACAGCACCGCGGTTGGCCGTGGACCGCGCCGGTCTCCGCTTCGGGCACTGGCCCGGTGACGGCTTCCACCTGCTGGGCCTGCCGGTCAGGCTGTGA
- a CDS encoding BTAD domain-containing putative transcriptional regulator, with product MTIELTLLTSVAHRGKEITAPRLRALLALLAGEPRAGCGTGRLMAGLWPDEQPENPTKALQILVSRARSLLGGEVIASTPTGYRIALREDQVDAWAVQLHAAAGAEKARAGDHHGAVAEAEEGLALWGGGPAEGGHLDDPVAGLRLELAATQRALVRLRALALARSGRREEAVGPLGELVSAHPLDEEPLLELMRCQAATAGAAAALAAYDTYRRRLRDELGTDPGPALQELHQELLRGEAPAVRRGVPHEPNPLLGRDADVEAVRRLLHSARVTSVVGPGGLGKTRLASAVARDAEQRIVHLVPLAGVRQDADVAPEVASALGVGEGLRPTAGGDLIAGILGVLGSGPALLVLDNCEQVVQGVADLVQGLVSRTRDLRVLTTSRAPLGLSSETVYPLPELDLATTVELFEQRARAARPDADLPADAVAALCHRLDGLPLATELAAARVRVLSVPEIARRLEDRFALLRGGPRDAPQRHRTLHAVVDWSWNLLAEPGQAALRALSVFPAGFTAEAAEQLVDGFDALEVLEDLVDQSLLKVTDTPHGIRFRMLETVREFAAAHRERAGEEAAVTERFLGWARDFGVAHHDAPFGTDPFASWHLIRAEQDNLVHALRLALPLADADTVAAVTAVLGSLWSTEASTHYARLMALMADTAPLLSHYRPGPEYVEPARTATALLTANSFLGLGPGAPRTLVALRRLPPAPPDTVVRAVATVLSALPEILAPGGRGTLDALCAGDEPLLAGIANGAASYVWEHDRQPDRALVAARRMLDAVGDQDIPVLRIWPRARFAELCLQMERGAESIGPMKAALEALEEYGEWTDSIGLRWGIMLASLQAGDLDEAEHWLEQALRYQRENAASDPFTPDLGARAEMALARGDIETGLGLWRRTLDRLAHIAHSVPGGEPVMEAWGPELQSVAVTAHARYGRMDLVAHLLAALPDRLTSLLTRSPAVQPAYFPLCGALLLALGTADLAKGDAGGVRLIALAERFRYLRSFQPTMSSARAREDAENADKAAYEDAVSTYAALDDDGLREAALALVRGRSRLTA from the coding sequence GTGACCATCGAGTTGACGCTGCTGACGTCCGTCGCCCACCGGGGCAAGGAGATCACCGCGCCCCGCCTGCGCGCCCTGCTCGCGCTGCTGGCCGGGGAGCCGCGGGCGGGCTGCGGCACCGGGCGGCTCATGGCCGGGCTGTGGCCGGACGAGCAGCCGGAGAACCCGACCAAGGCGCTGCAGATCCTCGTCTCGCGGGCACGCTCGCTGCTGGGCGGCGAGGTCATCGCGAGCACACCCACCGGCTACCGCATCGCCCTGCGCGAGGACCAGGTCGACGCCTGGGCCGTCCAGCTGCACGCCGCCGCGGGTGCGGAGAAGGCGCGGGCCGGCGACCATCACGGCGCGGTCGCCGAGGCCGAGGAAGGGCTCGCGCTGTGGGGTGGCGGCCCGGCGGAGGGCGGACACCTCGACGACCCCGTGGCGGGGCTGCGCCTCGAACTCGCCGCCACACAACGGGCGTTGGTGCGACTGCGGGCGCTTGCGTTGGCGCGTTCGGGGCGGCGGGAGGAGGCGGTAGGGCCGCTCGGCGAGCTGGTGAGCGCGCATCCGCTCGACGAGGAGCCGCTGCTGGAGCTGATGCGCTGTCAGGCGGCCACCGCGGGAGCGGCCGCGGCGCTGGCGGCGTACGACACCTACCGGCGCCGCCTGCGCGACGAGCTCGGCACCGATCCGGGGCCCGCCCTGCAGGAGCTGCACCAGGAACTGCTGCGCGGCGAGGCGCCCGCCGTGCGGCGTGGTGTACCGCACGAACCCAACCCGCTGCTCGGCCGGGATGCCGACGTCGAGGCCGTGCGACGGCTGCTGCACAGCGCCCGCGTCACCTCCGTCGTCGGCCCCGGCGGCCTGGGCAAGACACGGCTCGCGAGCGCCGTCGCCCGGGACGCCGAGCAGCGAATCGTGCACCTGGTGCCGCTCGCCGGTGTCCGTCAGGACGCCGACGTCGCCCCCGAGGTCGCCTCCGCGCTGGGCGTCGGCGAGGGGCTGCGGCCCACCGCGGGGGGCGACCTGATCGCCGGCATCCTGGGAGTGCTGGGCTCCGGACCGGCGCTGCTCGTCCTGGACAACTGCGAGCAGGTCGTCCAGGGCGTCGCCGACCTCGTACAGGGACTCGTGTCCAGGACGCGGGACCTGCGCGTCCTCACCACCAGCCGCGCCCCGCTCGGCCTGTCCTCCGAGACCGTCTACCCCCTGCCCGAGCTCGACCTCGCCACCACCGTCGAGCTGTTCGAGCAGCGCGCCCGAGCCGCCCGCCCCGACGCCGACCTGCCCGCCGACGCCGTGGCCGCCCTCTGCCACCGCCTCGACGGCCTGCCGCTCGCCACCGAACTCGCCGCCGCCCGCGTCCGCGTGCTGTCGGTCCCGGAGATCGCCCGCCGCCTGGAGGACCGCTTCGCCCTGCTGCGCGGCGGCCCCCGCGACGCACCCCAGCGCCATCGCACCCTGCACGCCGTCGTCGACTGGAGCTGGAACCTCCTGGCGGAGCCGGGGCAGGCCGCCTTGCGTGCCCTGTCGGTCTTCCCGGCCGGCTTCACCGCCGAGGCGGCGGAACAACTCGTCGACGGCTTCGACGCCTTGGAGGTCCTCGAGGACCTCGTCGACCAGTCCCTGCTCAAGGTGACGGACACCCCGCACGGCATCCGCTTCCGGATGCTGGAGACCGTACGGGAGTTCGCGGCCGCGCATCGGGAACGGGCCGGTGAGGAGGCGGCGGTCACGGAGCGATTCCTGGGCTGGGCACGGGACTTCGGGGTCGCCCACCACGACGCACCCTTCGGTACCGACCCGTTCGCGTCCTGGCACCTGATCCGCGCCGAGCAGGACAACCTCGTGCACGCCCTGCGGCTGGCCCTCCCACTCGCGGACGCGGACACCGTCGCCGCGGTCACGGCCGTGCTGGGAAGCCTGTGGTCCACCGAGGCCAGTACCCACTACGCCCGGCTGATGGCGCTCATGGCGGACACCGCGCCGCTGCTCTCCCACTACCGGCCGGGCCCCGAGTACGTCGAACCGGCCCGCACCGCCACCGCCCTGCTGACCGCCAACTCCTTCCTCGGCCTCGGCCCCGGCGCTCCGCGCACCCTCGTCGCGCTGCGCCGCCTGCCGCCCGCCCCGCCGGACACCGTGGTCCGGGCCGTGGCGACGGTGCTGAGCGCGCTGCCGGAGATACTCGCCCCCGGCGGCCGCGGCACTCTCGACGCGCTGTGCGCCGGCGACGAGCCGCTGCTCGCGGGCATCGCCAACGGTGCCGCCAGCTATGTGTGGGAGCACGACCGCCAACCCGACCGAGCCCTCGTGGCCGCCCGCCGGATGCTCGACGCGGTCGGCGACCAGGACATCCCGGTGCTCCGGATCTGGCCGAGGGCCCGGTTCGCCGAACTGTGCCTGCAGATGGAGCGCGGTGCCGAGTCGATCGGGCCCATGAAGGCCGCGCTCGAAGCGCTCGAAGAGTACGGCGAGTGGACCGACTCGATCGGCCTGCGCTGGGGGATCATGCTGGCCAGCCTGCAGGCCGGAGACCTCGACGAGGCGGAACACTGGCTGGAGCAGGCGCTGCGCTACCAGCGCGAGAACGCCGCCTCCGACCCGTTCACCCCCGACCTGGGCGCTCGCGCCGAGATGGCGCTCGCGCGGGGCGACATCGAGACGGGACTGGGCCTGTGGCGCCGGACCCTGGACCGGCTGGCGCACATCGCGCATTCGGTACCCGGCGGTGAACCGGTGATGGAGGCCTGGGGGCCGGAGCTCCAGTCGGTCGCCGTGACCGCACACGCCCGGTACGGCCGGATGGACCTCGTCGCACACCTCCTCGCCGCCCTGCCCGACCGCCTCACGAGCCTGCTGACCCGCTCACCTGCCGTCCAGCCCGCCTACTTCCCGCTGTGCGGTGCGCTGCTGCTCGCGCTCGGCACGGCCGATCTGGCGAAGGGGGACGCGGGCGGTGTTCGGCTGATCGCGCTCGCCGAACGGTTCCGTTATCTGCGCAGCTTCCAGCCCACGATGTCCTCCGCCCGCGCTCGCGAGGACGCCGAGAACGCCGACAAGGCGGCATACGAGGACGCGGTGTCCACGTACGCCGCCCTGGACGACGACGGGCTTCGCGAGGCCGCGCTCGCCCTGGTGCGGGGCCGGAGCCGGCTCACAGCCTGA
- a CDS encoding acyl-CoA dehydrogenase family protein: MIDAAELRRRTAELLAVHPPATTDRLEFLRARFDAGLAWVHYPEGLGGLGAPRSLQVVVDAELEAAGAPDNDSRRNGIGLGMAAPTILKYGTEEQKQRYLRPLWVGEEVWCQLFSEPGAGSDLAALGTRAVREGDGWVVNGQKVWTSGAHNSRWAILIARTDPDVPKHAGITYFLCDMTDPGVEVRPLRQITGEAEFNEVFLTDVRIPDACRLGEVGDGWRVAQTTLNNERVAIGGMRLPREGGMIGPISKTWRERPELRTHDLHQRLLKLWVDTEVSRLTAERLRQQLALGQPGPEGAGMKLAFARLNQEISGLEVELRGEEGLLYDDWTMRRPELVDFVGRDAGYRYLRSKGNSIEGGTTEVLLNIVAERVLGLPSEPRTDKDVAWKDLAR, encoded by the coding sequence ATGATCGACGCCGCCGAACTGCGCCGCCGTACGGCGGAGCTGCTCGCCGTACACCCGCCGGCCACCACCGACCGCCTGGAATTCCTGCGCGCCCGCTTCGACGCGGGTCTTGCGTGGGTGCACTACCCCGAGGGCCTCGGCGGACTGGGTGCCCCGCGCTCGCTCCAGGTCGTCGTGGACGCCGAACTGGAGGCCGCCGGAGCCCCCGACAACGACTCGCGCCGCAATGGCATCGGGCTCGGCATGGCCGCCCCGACGATCCTCAAGTACGGCACCGAGGAGCAGAAGCAGCGCTATCTGCGGCCGCTGTGGGTGGGGGAGGAAGTCTGGTGCCAGCTGTTCAGCGAGCCCGGCGCCGGCTCCGACCTCGCCGCGCTGGGGACCCGGGCCGTCCGTGAGGGCGACGGATGGGTCGTCAACGGGCAGAAGGTGTGGACGTCCGGCGCGCACAACTCCCGCTGGGCCATCCTCATCGCCCGCACCGACCCGGATGTGCCCAAGCACGCCGGCATCACGTACTTCCTCTGCGACATGACCGACCCGGGCGTCGAGGTCCGGCCGCTGCGCCAGATCACCGGCGAGGCCGAGTTCAACGAGGTGTTCCTGACCGACGTCCGCATCCCGGACGCGTGCCGCCTCGGCGAGGTCGGTGACGGCTGGCGGGTCGCGCAGACCACGCTGAACAACGAGCGCGTCGCCATCGGCGGCATGCGGCTGCCCCGTGAGGGCGGCATGATCGGCCCGATCTCGAAGACCTGGCGCGAACGCCCCGAGCTGCGCACCCACGACCTGCACCAGCGGCTGCTGAAGTTGTGGGTGGACACCGAGGTCTCCCGCCTCACGGCGGAGCGGCTGCGCCAGCAGCTCGCCCTGGGCCAGCCCGGCCCCGAGGGCGCCGGCATGAAGCTCGCCTTCGCCCGCCTCAACCAGGAGATCAGCGGCCTCGAGGTCGAACTCCGCGGCGAGGAGGGCCTGTTGTACGACGACTGGACCATGCGCCGGCCCGAGCTGGTGGACTTCGTCGGCCGTGACGCCGGCTACCGCTACCTCCGCTCCAAGGGCAACAGCATCGAGGGCGGGACCACCGAGGTCCTGCTGAACATCGTCGCCGAGCGCGTCCTGGGCCTGCCGTCCGAGCCGCGCACCGACAAGGACGTCGCGTGGAAGGACCTCGCCCGATGA
- a CDS encoding DUF779 domain-containing protein: MYEETPRVELTPAAADLLRRLRATHGPLMFHQSGGCCDGSAPMCYPDGEFRTGDSDVLLAELNVEGVGEPVRFWMARSQYEAWRHTRLIVDVVEGRGSGFSLEAPEGVRFLTRSRVVDA; this comes from the coding sequence ATGTATGAGGAGACCCCGCGCGTCGAACTCACTCCCGCGGCCGCCGACCTGCTGCGCCGTCTGCGCGCGACGCACGGCCCGCTGATGTTCCACCAGTCCGGCGGCTGCTGCGACGGCAGCGCGCCGATGTGCTACCCGGACGGCGAGTTCCGCACCGGCGACTCGGACGTGCTGCTCGCGGAGCTGAACGTCGAGGGGGTGGGGGAGCCGGTGAGGTTCTGGATGGCGCGCAGTCAGTACGAGGCATGGCGCCACACCCGGCTGATCGTCGACGTCGTCGAAGGCCGGGGCAGCGGTTTCTCGCTGGAGGCACCCGAGGGGGTGCGTTTCCTCACCCGTTCGCGGGTCGTCGACGCCTAG